The DNA region GAGTCCTATAATCCAGGCCCTGATGAAATCTTCGGCTGTTGTAGAACCTGAAGTACCGGGTAAGTCCGGTTTTCAGTTCTCGCACTGATTCATAGGACTTCAAGTAAATATCTTCATACTTGAGAGTTCGCCAGAACCGTTCA from Sediminispirochaeta bajacaliforniensis DSM 16054 includes:
- a CDS encoding integrase core domain-containing protein, encoding ERFWRTLKYEDIYLKSYESVRELKTGLTRYFRFYNSRRFHQGLDYRTPEEMYISFQEKELKAAA